In Flavobacterium sp. N3904, one DNA window encodes the following:
- a CDS encoding (2Fe-2S)-binding protein, translating to MTTLLINKKKYTIDVDPEMPLLWAIRDSIGLTGTKFGCGIGACGACKVLVDNVATYSCLTPVSTVEGKNITTIEGTSENLQLLQKSWEEFNVPQCGYCQPGQLITATSLLNSNKNPSDTDIDDAMSGNICRCGTYQRIKNAIQHTVELKKHR from the coding sequence ATGACGACACTACTCATAAACAAAAAAAAATACACCATCGATGTTGATCCCGAAATGCCTTTGCTTTGGGCTATTAGAGACAGTATCGGACTCACGGGAACCAAATTTGGATGTGGCATTGGTGCTTGTGGCGCTTGTAAAGTACTTGTTGACAATGTCGCTACTTATTCGTGTCTAACTCCTGTTTCAACGGTTGAAGGCAAAAACATTACAACCATTGAAGGAACTTCTGAAAATTTACAATTATTACAAAAATCTTGGGAGGAATTCAATGTCCCGCAATGTGGTTATTGTCAACCAGGGCAATTAATAACCGCTACTTCCCTACTCAACTCCAATAAAAACCCTTCTGATACTGATATTGACGATGCCATGAGTGGTAATATTTGCCGTTGTGGCACGTACCAACGCATCAAAAATGCTATTCAACATACTGTAGAACTTAAAAAACATCGCTAA